In the genome of Populus alba chromosome 11, ASM523922v2, whole genome shotgun sequence, one region contains:
- the LOC118054797 gene encoding transcription termination factor MTEF1, chloroplastic, with translation MPLPAAAAAALHSSLCFSSPKQTPQPSISQQPNIQLSVKSKSLLHKHPLYTPAHSNISFEIKEKILCLEIMGVDSGKALSQNPSLHTASLDSIQSIIFFLQSKGIHQKDLPRIFGMCPKVLTSNIRTDLKPVFNFLSQDLKVPDNNFRKAINKCPRLLVSSVRDQLKPCLFYLQRLGFEDLEALAYQDPVLLVSNVENTLIPKLKYLQSIGFSRDEAVAMVLRCPALFTFSVENNFKPKFDYFAEEMKGKLTELKGFPQYFAFSLDKRIKPRHVEVVQSGVKIPLRLMLKSTDEEFGEMIRPGAG, from the coding sequence ATGCCGctaccagcagcagcagcagcagcgttGCACTcttctttgtgtttttcttctccGAAGCAGACACCCCAACCCTCaatttctcagcaaccaaacatcCAGTTATCGGTAAAGTCCAAAAGCCTCCTTCACAAGCACCCACTGTACACACCAGCCCACTCAAATATCTCCtttgaaatcaaagaaaagattCTGTGTCTTGAGATCATGGGAGTTGACTCTGGCAAAGCATTATCCCAAAACCCTTCTCTCCACACCGCCTCTCTAGACTCCATTCAGTCCATAATTTTCTTTCTCCAATCCAAAGGAATCCACCAAAAGGACTTGCCTAGGATCTTTGGCATGTGTCCAAAAGTTCTCACTTCTAACATCAGAACTGACCTTAAACCTGTTTTCAACTTCCTATCCCAAGACCTAAAAGTCCCAGACAATAACTTCAGAAAGGCCATCAACAAGTGCCCAAGATTGCTAGTTTCTAGCGTGAGAGACCAGCTCAAACCATGCTTGTTTTATCTTCAACGGCTTGGGTTTGAGGATTTGGAAGCCTTGGCTTATCAAGACCCTGTGCTGTTGGTTTCTAATGTTGAAAACACCTTAATTCCTAAATTGAAGTACTTGCAGAGCATAGGTTTTTCAAGAGATGAAGCTGTGGCTATGGTTTTAAGGTGTCCGGCATTGTTTACTTTTAGTGTCGAGAATAACTTCAAGCCAAAGTTTGATTACTTTGCCGAGGAGATGAAGGGGAAGTTGACAGAGTTGAAGGGGTTTCCTCAGTATTTTGCTTTCAGTTTGGATAAGCGAATTAAGCCAAGGCACGTCGAGGTTGTGCAAAGTGGGGTCAAAATTCCTCTGCGACTGATGCTCAAGAGCACCGATGAGGAGTTTGGGGAGATGATAAGGCCAGGGGCTGGATAA